From a region of the Sporosarcina ureilytica genome:
- a CDS encoding YtnP family quorum-quenching lactonase → MDQFTFHDMTLTWLDGGLNYLDGGTMFGPVPKILWSKRYDVNESNLIELTAHPILIRYQNKNILIDTGLGNDKLSDKMKRNLGIVEESSVAKELNELGLQPEDIDIILMTHMHNDHAAGLTKWQGQELVSVFQNAEIFTSQVEWDEMREPNIRSKNTYWKENWEPIQHQVKPFQKRITIMPGIEMVHTGGHSNGHSIIKLTQNDETILHMGDLMPTHAHSNPLWVLAYDDYPMDSIAAKEKLMEEGLKGNYWYSFYHDAVYRLVKWDETGKNIVGAVERSNYSHEKDR, encoded by the coding sequence ATGGATCAATTTACATTTCACGACATGACATTAACATGGTTGGATGGGGGTCTAAACTACTTAGACGGGGGGACAATGTTTGGGCCAGTTCCGAAGATTCTATGGTCTAAGAGATATGATGTTAACGAGAGTAATTTAATTGAATTAACAGCCCATCCAATCTTGATAAGATATCAAAACAAAAACATTTTAATTGATACGGGCCTTGGTAACGACAAACTAAGCGATAAAATGAAACGGAATTTAGGTATAGTTGAAGAGTCGAGTGTGGCGAAAGAATTAAATGAACTCGGACTACAACCTGAAGATATCGATATCATTTTAATGACGCATATGCACAATGACCATGCGGCAGGATTGACAAAATGGCAAGGACAAGAGCTTGTTTCTGTTTTTCAAAATGCTGAAATTTTCACATCGCAAGTAGAGTGGGATGAAATGCGCGAACCAAATATCCGCTCTAAAAATACGTATTGGAAAGAAAATTGGGAGCCGATTCAACATCAAGTGAAGCCGTTTCAAAAACGAATTACAATTATGCCAGGTATCGAAATGGTTCATACAGGTGGGCATAGTAATGGGCATAGTATTATAAAATTAACACAAAATGATGAAACGATTTTACATATGGGAGATTTGATGCCGACTCACGCGCATAGTAACCCTTTATGGGTGCTTGCATATGACGACTATCCTATGGACTCAATCGCAGCGAAAGAAAAACTGATGGAAGAAGGATTGAAAGGAAACTATTGGTATAGTTTTTACCACGATGCAGTTTATCGGCTTGTGAAATGGGACGAGACAGGAAAGAATATTGTAGGGGCTGTGGAACGCTCAAATTATTCTCATGAAAAGGATCGTTAA
- a CDS encoding DUF1444 domain-containing protein, producing MKSKELVELLKKRLPNEDYEWQYDEKTDKLRLEHTGLNKGMEISLPEIIRKYNQKKEVAIDEVVYTIDATFRAMEIEKMKGFKGQSTIYPVIRSASFPEQTSAGQRFVMKDHTAETRIYYALDLGETYRLIDESMIEELGKSTEEISEIALFNVRSLSTKMKKDEVAGNVFYFVNNNDGYDASRILNRAFLANMETKIEGDMTVSVPHQDVLIIGDIRNKTGYDVLAQMTMQFFTNGTVPVTSLSFVYEEGHLEPIFIMAKNRVARKKGKE from the coding sequence GTGAAATCTAAAGAACTTGTAGAACTACTTAAGAAACGCTTACCAAACGAAGATTATGAATGGCAATACGATGAAAAAACAGACAAATTAAGATTAGAGCATACCGGTCTAAATAAAGGAATGGAAATATCACTTCCTGAAATCATCCGGAAATATAATCAGAAAAAAGAAGTGGCGATAGATGAAGTGGTATATACGATTGACGCAACATTTAGAGCGATGGAAATAGAGAAAATGAAAGGTTTTAAAGGCCAGAGCACAATTTATCCGGTGATTCGTTCCGCTTCATTTCCAGAACAGACTTCTGCAGGTCAGCGATTTGTTATGAAAGATCATACAGCCGAAACGCGGATTTACTATGCATTAGACTTAGGTGAGACGTATCGCCTGATTGACGAGAGTATGATCGAAGAACTAGGGAAGTCAACTGAAGAAATTAGCGAAATTGCTTTGTTCAATGTACGCAGTTTATCGACTAAAATGAAAAAAGATGAAGTTGCTGGGAATGTGTTCTACTTTGTAAACAATAACGATGGCTACGACGCTAGCCGCATATTAAATCGTGCTTTCCTAGCAAATATGGAAACGAAAATTGAAGGGGACATGACGGTTTCGGTTCCACATCAAGATGTATTAATCATCGGTGACATTCGTAACAAAACAGGGTATGATGTGTTAGCACAAATGACGATGCAGTTCTTTACGAATGGGACTGTTCCAGTGACGTCGTTGTCCTTCGTTTACGAGGAAGGGCATTTAGAACCAATATTTATTATGGCTAAAAATCGTGTTGCACGAAAGAAAGGAAAAGAATGA
- a CDS encoding DUF84 family protein, which produces MDFIIGSTNQAKVQATKNVIWHYFPNAKITAVEASSGVDAQPFGDEETITGAINRARQVYSNEQNVIGIGLEGGVRLLGGAMYICNWGALVLPNEHVITAGGAQIPLPSEVANEIHQGKELGPVIDSYFRAKGLRQKEGAMGMFTAGAVTRIDLFAHILHLLIGQLQYHFENGTDGN; this is translated from the coding sequence ATGGATTTTATAATAGGCTCAACGAATCAAGCAAAAGTACAAGCTACTAAAAATGTTATTTGGCACTACTTTCCCAATGCGAAAATAACAGCGGTAGAAGCAAGTTCAGGTGTTGATGCCCAGCCATTTGGCGATGAAGAAACAATCACGGGGGCGATAAACCGAGCGCGACAAGTGTATTCGAATGAACAAAATGTCATTGGTATAGGGTTGGAGGGCGGAGTACGTTTGTTAGGGGGGGCAATGTATATTTGTAATTGGGGGGCACTCGTTTTACCTAATGAACACGTGATTACTGCTGGTGGTGCACAAATTCCACTACCTTCCGAAGTGGCCAATGAGATTCATCAAGGTAAGGAATTGGGTCCTGTAATCGACAGTTACTTTCGAGCAAAAGGTCTAAGACAAAAAGAAGGGGCCATGGGTATGTTTACAGCCGGAGCTGTTACAAGGATTGATTTATTTGCACACATTCTGCACTTATTAATCGGACAACTTCAATACCATTTTGAAAATGGCACTGACGGAAACTAA
- a CDS encoding peptidase M4 translates to MKLKDFLAGILTGVAVGIVVKEAIDRANPYISADSVLNNIKDEFKKEGPIDGSWIVMKTEPFENNMITMDVYRGGISRIQNGDLEQFEFAANAKTGTVVVLMKL, encoded by the coding sequence TTGAAGCTAAAAGATTTTCTTGCTGGTATTCTCACAGGTGTAGCAGTTGGAATTGTAGTAAAAGAAGCGATAGATCGTGCTAATCCATATATTTCAGCGGATTCTGTATTAAACAATATTAAAGACGAGTTTAAAAAAGAAGGCCCAATCGATGGCTCATGGATTGTTATGAAAACCGAACCATTTGAAAATAATATGATTACAATGGACGTTTATCGAGGTGGAATTTCACGTATTCAAAATGGTGACCTAGAACAATTCGAGTTTGCAGCAAATGCGAAAACAGGAACTGTTGTCGTGCTTATGAAACTGTAA
- a CDS encoding M42 family metallopeptidase → MKKETLDMFKTLTELPGAPGNEHAVRNYMRGELGKYADEVVQDNLGGIFGVKKGLEDGPRILVAGHMDEVGFMVTSITENGMIRFQPLGGWWSQVLLAQRVEIITNNGPVIGVIGSIPPHLLSDEVRNKPMDIKNMLIDIGADDREDAMKIGIRPGQQIVPVCPFTPMANDKKILAKAWDNRYGCGLSIELLKEVHGQTLPNTLYSGANVMEEVGLRGAQASATMIDPDLFFALDASPANDASGDKNEFGQLGKGTLLRIMDRTMVTHRGMREFILDTAETNNIPYQYFVSQGGTDAGRVHTANEGVPSAVIGICSRYIHTAASIIHTDDYAAAKELLVKLVQSCDKTTVETIKRNV, encoded by the coding sequence GTGAAAAAAGAAACATTAGATATGTTTAAAACATTAACAGAATTACCGGGTGCACCTGGTAATGAGCATGCAGTTCGCAATTATATGCGCGGTGAGTTAGGAAAGTATGCCGATGAAGTGGTTCAAGATAATCTTGGTGGCATTTTTGGTGTTAAAAAAGGACTAGAAGACGGCCCACGAATTTTAGTTGCTGGTCATATGGATGAGGTAGGTTTTATGGTAACTTCCATCACTGAGAATGGGATGATCCGTTTTCAGCCATTAGGCGGTTGGTGGAGTCAGGTTTTATTAGCACAACGTGTTGAAATTATTACTAACAATGGTCCGGTTATTGGTGTCATCGGATCTATTCCACCTCACTTATTGAGTGATGAAGTGAGAAATAAGCCGATGGATATAAAAAATATGTTGATTGACATTGGCGCAGATGATAGAGAGGATGCGATGAAAATTGGCATCCGTCCGGGACAACAAATTGTACCCGTATGCCCATTCACTCCAATGGCGAATGATAAAAAGATTTTAGCGAAAGCTTGGGACAATCGTTATGGGTGTGGCTTGTCCATTGAGCTATTAAAAGAAGTACATGGACAAACGCTACCGAACACATTATATTCGGGGGCTAATGTTATGGAAGAAGTTGGTCTCCGCGGTGCGCAAGCTTCTGCAACAATGATTGATCCAGACTTGTTTTTCGCGCTTGATGCAAGCCCTGCTAATGATGCATCAGGAGATAAAAATGAATTTGGACAACTTGGGAAGGGAACTCTTCTACGTATTATGGACCGTACGATGGTCACTCATCGAGGCATGCGTGAGTTTATTTTGGATACAGCCGAAACAAATAATATTCCCTATCAATATTTTGTGTCACAAGGCGGGACAGATGCGGGACGTGTGCATACTGCAAATGAAGGCGTGCCAAGCGCAGTCATCGGTATTTGTTCACGTTATATTCACACAGCTGCTTCGATCATTCATACAGATGATTATGCTGCCGCAAAAGAATTACTCGTGAAGCTCGTTCAATCATGTGATAAAACAACTGTTGAAACAATCAAACGAAACGTCTAA